The Astyanax mexicanus isolate ESR-SI-001 chromosome 24, AstMex3_surface, whole genome shotgun sequence genome has a segment encoding these proteins:
- the LOC125787354 gene encoding uncharacterized protein LOC125787354, producing the protein MPWTAEPSDIPAVDDWMRRSEEVWEETHRRIETVLQRQKQQADRLRRETPLYSPGDRVWLSTRDFRQPDMHKKLSAKYIGPFKIIKRINEVTYRLDLPSHYRVCPSFHVSLLKPVIPGPLDETSLGAPPPPPVAMEGGPVYAVERLLDSRRRRGTLEYLVDWRGYGPEERSWVPANDVLDPLMVEDFHRSHPSRPAPRPRGRPRRRSPVPRRGRRRGSDSVHSLSSVRGSRRGRPRSRVSVHPVPASGQPVQVATGGDGVVSLCRPHPLLPSDSLEGGTVTQPGSPSTLPDSISQNSPDYDTNNNPSHSPNHVTLRRSDSPVY; encoded by the coding sequence atgccctggACAGCCGAACCCTCTGATATTCCCGCAGTTgacgattggatgcgtcggagcgaggaggtgtgggaggagactcatagGCGCATTGAGACTGTTCTACAGCGACAGAAACAGCAGGCAGATCGCCTGCGCCGCGAGACCCCCCTCTATTCTCCCGGGGATCGGGTTTGGTTATcgaccagggatttccggcagcCAGATATGCATAAGAAGCTCTCAGCTAAGTATATTGGTCCCTTTAAGATTATCAAAAGAATTAATGAGGTCACTTATCGTCTCGACTTACCGTCTCATTATCGTGTATGCCCTTCTTTTCATGTTTCTCTgctaaagccggttatccctggtccattggatgagacttcgcttggggcacctcctcctcctccagtggcTATGGAGGGTGGTCCAGTTTATGCAGTGGAACGATTATTGGACTCCAGGCGGAGAAGGGGGACCCTGGAGTATCTTGTGGACTGGAGGGGTTACGGACcggaggagagaagctgggtgcCGGCAAATGATGTTCTGGACCCTTTGATGGTGGAGGACTTTCATCGGTCTCATCCGTCCCGTCCTGCACCACGTCCCAGAGGTCGCCCTCGGAGAAGGTCTCCGGTTCCACGAAGGGGTAGACGTCGTGGTTCGGACTCGGTCCATTCCCTcagttccgtccgcggctccagAAGGGGTCGTCCCAGGTCCAGGGTCTCCGTCCATCCCGTTCCCGCTTCTGGACAGCCTGTCCAGGTTGCCACTGGGGGTGATGGGGTTGTTTccttgtgtcgtcctcatccttTGTTAccttcggactctttggaggggggtactgttacgcagcctggctctccttccacactaccggactctatttcccagaattccccagaTTATGACACcaataataacccttcacattcacccaatcacgttacgctccgacgctctgattcacctgtttactaa